In Nostoc sp. GT001, a genomic segment contains:
- a CDS encoding zinc ribbon domain-containing protein, producing the protein MATVSCPHCHQLVESQAISCPYCRTTLKAYGHPGIPLHRAAGDGYLCDTCTYHADDTCNFPKRPYAKDCTLYQNIEETKLELEQHRYTNNFVVSVKSWVKRNQALLLLLGLLLVCLFFSLVT; encoded by the coding sequence TTGGCTACTGTATCTTGTCCCCACTGCCATCAACTTGTTGAGAGTCAAGCTATTAGTTGTCCTTATTGCCGGACTACACTTAAAGCTTACGGTCATCCCGGTATTCCATTGCACCGCGCCGCAGGGGATGGGTATCTGTGCGACACCTGCACCTATCACGCTGATGATACTTGCAATTTTCCTAAACGTCCCTACGCCAAAGACTGTACCCTCTACCAAAATATTGAAGAGACAAAATTAGAGTTGGAACAGCACCGTTACACTAACAATTTTGTAGTAAGTGTGAAAAGTTGGGTAAAACGCAATCAGGCTTTGCTGTTGCTATTAGGTTTATTATTGGTCTGTTTGTTCTTCAGTCTAGTAACTTAG
- a CDS encoding chromosome partitioning protein ParB yields the protein MINFSLVDVKSIASNEPRSNFAESDLENLADIIIETGGIIRPLVVKVTGVESYTVVDGHFEYYAAVRAREKNPRQGEMVNAFVIAPKLEDLVVKQVASLKGIDFSTKQVTPQPETTKLEPRLANLELRLEKQFNEFKSEFLQERQRIDSQFKQLENLIPQKGEQSNPLTLLNTLDKDELSIKLQRSRISGAEKLAKAIEDARHKKPKQEFEDYRDVVKSVKNLGDKTILTIIDEWSRN from the coding sequence ATGATTAATTTTTCTTTAGTGGATGTCAAAAGCATTGCTTCTAATGAACCTCGTTCAAATTTTGCAGAATCTGATTTAGAAAACCTGGCAGACATAATTATAGAAACTGGAGGAATTATCAGACCATTGGTTGTGAAAGTGACAGGAGTAGAGAGCTACACAGTTGTTGATGGACATTTTGAATATTATGCTGCTGTCAGAGCAAGAGAAAAAAATCCTCGACAAGGTGAGATGGTTAATGCTTTTGTAATTGCTCCAAAATTAGAGGATTTAGTAGTAAAACAAGTTGCATCTCTCAAAGGAATTGATTTTTCTACTAAACAAGTAACACCACAGCCTGAAACAACAAAGTTAGAACCACGTCTGGCCAATTTAGAGTTACGTCTTGAGAAGCAATTTAATGAGTTTAAGTCAGAATTTTTACAAGAAAGACAGAGGATAGATAGTCAGTTCAAGCAACTTGAGAACCTTATTCCCCAAAAGGGTGAACAGAGTAATCCGCTTACTTTATTGAACACTTTAGATAAAGACGAGTTATCTATAAAGTTACAACGCTCTAGGATTTCTGGGGCGGAAAAACTTGCGAAAGCTATAGAAGATGCTCGACATAAGAAGCCAAAGCAAGAGTTTGAAGATTATCGTGATGTAGTAAAATCTGTTAAAAACTTGGGTGATAAAACAATTTTGACTATCATTGATGAGTGGTCAAGAAATTAG
- a CDS encoding glycosyltransferase has translation MPKVSVSIPTFNRVNLLPFAIDSVLNQSEQDFELIICDDGSSDRTPELMSQYTDNRIKYIRHQQNIGKSNNMRSGFDAATGEYFIKFDDDDRLTPDFLASTAAILAQDSSIDFVGTDHWIIDINNVRDEVKTQENSHRWGRKNLPAGVVNNLLEVVFIQQSFQVGATLFRRKTLQELGYMQPNMQNCEDNDLFVRLALAGKKGYYLPELLMEYRYHAEQQGINRAIPYLFDKIQYLENYKFESEKLEKVRKNRLTETQLLLGLRLIEKGETQKGRELLLAGQSFSTAKAWTGLALSLLPVGLRGKAFNALRQMQG, from the coding sequence ATGCCTAAAGTTAGTGTTTCCATTCCTACGTTTAATCGAGTTAATTTACTGCCTTTTGCAATTGACAGTGTACTCAACCAGTCTGAGCAAGACTTTGAGCTAATTATTTGTGATGACGGTTCTAGCGATCGCACACCCGAATTGATGTCACAATACACAGACAATCGGATTAAATATATCCGTCATCAGCAAAATATTGGTAAAAGTAATAATATGCGCTCTGGCTTTGATGCTGCCACTGGTGAATATTTTATTAAATTTGATGATGACGACCGACTAACACCCGATTTTCTCGCAAGTACAGCAGCTATTCTTGCTCAAGACTCTAGCATTGATTTTGTTGGTACAGACCATTGGATAATTGATATTAACAATGTCCGGGATGAGGTAAAAACTCAAGAAAATTCTCATCGCTGGGGTAGGAAGAATTTACCCGCAGGTGTTGTAAATAATTTGTTGGAAGTCGTATTTATTCAGCAAAGCTTTCAAGTTGGAGCGACATTATTTCGCCGTAAAACCTTGCAAGAATTAGGATATATGCAGCCAAATATGCAAAATTGTGAGGATAATGATTTATTTGTGCGTCTGGCTTTGGCTGGAAAAAAGGGCTATTACTTACCAGAATTATTAATGGAATATCGCTACCATGCAGAGCAGCAAGGTATTAATCGAGCCATTCCTTATTTATTTGATAAAATTCAGTATTTAGAAAATTATAAATTTGAGTCTGAAAAATTAGAGAAAGTCAGGAAAAATCGTTTAACTGAAACGCAACTATTATTAGGTTTACGTTTAATTGAAAAGGGTGAAACGCAAAAAGGCAGAGAGCTACTTTTAGCAGGACAGTCTTTTTCGACTGCTAAAGCTTGGACTGGTTTAGCTTTATCGTTGTTACCAGTTGGCTTGCGAGGTAAGGCGTTTAATGCACTGCGACAGATGCAGGGTTAG
- a CDS encoding AAA family ATPase, producing the protein MPFNPEMCRNESEVESKLIVQYLLPQLGYTPDTWHQEVAIGSIRLDFLAFAAQVIPFVLDANSPLSVVMEAKHPKQNLNHHVPRLRHYLTSLNVRHGLLTNGKEIRIYQKLQTDIQLIFQCSGKEVEIKLDQIKSLIGRESLKEGQLVNKPEVQITENNLNFEIKRQHSMKTIAIYHNKGGVGKTTVAVNLAAALRKKGKNVLLVDIDSQANTTFATGLIKFQFEEDDNLRELNVYHLLESGDFNFIPEVVRTSDYFNNPEIDVIPSHITLIEYQDKLNKILASRSRLVTKLKKVENNYDIVIIDTPPSRDLYAEVALIATDYLIIPSDLKPFANQGLPTVKNFVNQINESREMMGKPPISIMGVLASKISTNAKFLQYNFPKQREVVSERYQLPLMEAVIYDRTALSECMNHTIPVGDLEYPDPKSIIKFAELKTSAQISAEEFNVLADEVIQKMGVY; encoded by the coding sequence TTGCCTTTTAATCCTGAGATGTGCCGTAACGAAAGCGAAGTTGAAAGCAAACTCATAGTGCAATATTTGCTACCACAGCTAGGTTATACTCCTGACACCTGGCATCAAGAAGTTGCCATTGGTAGCATCCGCTTAGATTTTTTAGCATTTGCCGCCCAAGTGATTCCCTTTGTCTTAGATGCCAACTCCCCGCTGAGTGTCGTCATGGAGGCAAAGCATCCCAAACAAAACTTAAATCATCATGTTCCCCGACTCAGGCATTATTTAACCAGTTTGAATGTCAGGCATGGATTGTTGACTAATGGCAAAGAGATTAGAATTTATCAAAAATTACAGACTGATATTCAATTAATATTTCAATGTTCTGGCAAAGAAGTTGAAATTAAGTTAGATCAAATTAAAAGTTTAATTGGTCGAGAGAGTCTTAAAGAAGGACAGCTAGTAAATAAGCCAGAAGTCCAAATAACTGAAAATAATTTAAATTTTGAAATAAAGAGGCAACATTCCATGAAAACGATTGCAATCTACCACAATAAAGGCGGTGTAGGTAAGACTACTGTTGCAGTCAATCTCGCAGCGGCATTACGTAAAAAAGGTAAAAATGTACTTTTAGTTGATATAGATTCCCAGGCGAATACTACTTTTGCTACAGGATTAATCAAATTTCAATTTGAAGAAGATGATAATTTAAGAGAGTTAAACGTATATCATTTATTAGAGTCAGGAGATTTTAACTTTATTCCAGAAGTAGTACGTACATCTGATTATTTCAACAATCCAGAAATTGATGTTATTCCTTCACATATTACATTAATTGAATATCAAGATAAACTGAATAAAATATTAGCTAGTAGGAGTAGGCTAGTAACAAAACTAAAAAAGGTAGAAAATAACTATGATATTGTAATTATTGATACTCCTCCCTCTAGAGATTTGTATGCTGAAGTTGCACTGATTGCTACTGATTACCTGATAATTCCATCTGATTTGAAACCATTTGCTAACCAAGGTTTACCAACGGTTAAAAATTTTGTTAATCAAATTAATGAATCGAGAGAAATGATGGGTAAACCGCCTATTAGTATAATGGGCGTTCTTGCTTCTAAAATCTCAACAAATGCTAAATTTTTACAATACAATTTTCCTAAGCAGAGAGAAGTAGTTTCAGAGCGTTATCAACTGCCACTTATGGAAGCTGTAATTTATGACAGAACAGCGTTATCAGAATGTATGAATCACACTATCCCAGTTGGAGATTTAGAATATCCTGACCCTAAATCTATTATAAAATTTGCCGAGTTAAAAACTTCGGCTCAAATTTCAGCTGAAGAATTTAATGTATTAGCAGATGAAGTTATCCAAAAAATGGGGGTTTATTAA